One Serpentinicella alkaliphila DNA segment encodes these proteins:
- a CDS encoding U32 family peptidase: MTELLAPAGNMEALKAAISNGCDAIYLGMQKFGARAYSSNFDLESLKEAVTYAHLRNVKIYVTMNTIVFENEVEEMKAQMHELNEIGVDGIIVQDLAAFDYIVKNFLDMEAHCSTQMGIDDLDGTLLFKELGAKRVVLSREVEIEKVKEIKRIAKIPLEIFVHGALCVSYSGNCLMSGLIGYRSGNRGRCVGSCRKEYELIDKTTDTSLGKNYILSTKDLNTIDYINDLKEIDSLKIEGRMKEPAYVANVVSRYRMALDNKITEEDKEKLNKTFNRTFTKGYLFYEDTKDITNILRPNNCGYEIGEISKVLKDMYEITLTRTLNQNDIIRISHNNEDVNLTVVKLYDKDGNLINKADDICYIKIKEKLSKGDSVYISKDYFYYKVLESSLEKEFKRFNLDIRVHAYPDSKLIIDAEGLGFNYLYESEEILGEAINNPTTKDQIIKQFSRLNDTIFELNHIEFEECNAFIPAKQLNAARRDIVQGLYELKLNSKKKRTKPLEAKEKISFTPKKPYLTATVTTKEQYDACMSCGIKEIYFENVVRRNQNDYKEKEGQLLIGGYGGIYHYRETNPFVTDYSLNVVNATSCYELYKLSTKRVTLSYELNKRQIEDLINAYYEENDGYPALEMIVYGKAPLLFTKYCPLKKMNQCGICRTKTYELKDEHGTFPIIAHDDCTTTILNGKTLNLLDELQNIKGIEAFRLNFTVESKEEVVKTINKALGKLNGSMNNAVFNKETDTRGHFNKEIL, from the coding sequence ATGACTGAATTATTAGCACCAGCAGGAAATATGGAAGCTTTAAAAGCTGCAATTTCTAATGGTTGTGATGCAATATACTTAGGAATGCAAAAATTTGGTGCACGTGCATACTCATCTAATTTTGATTTAGAATCGTTAAAAGAGGCTGTTACGTATGCGCACCTGAGAAATGTTAAAATCTATGTTACAATGAATACCATCGTTTTTGAAAACGAAGTTGAAGAGATGAAAGCCCAGATGCACGAATTAAATGAAATCGGTGTTGATGGCATAATCGTTCAGGATCTGGCTGCTTTCGATTATATAGTTAAAAACTTTCTTGATATGGAAGCACATTGTTCAACGCAAATGGGAATAGACGATTTAGACGGAACTTTATTATTTAAAGAACTTGGTGCTAAAAGAGTTGTTCTGTCCCGTGAGGTTGAGATTGAAAAAGTAAAAGAGATAAAAAGAATAGCTAAAATACCTTTAGAAATTTTTGTTCACGGTGCTTTATGTGTATCTTATTCTGGAAACTGTCTAATGTCTGGGTTAATCGGCTATCGGAGCGGAAATCGCGGAAGATGTGTTGGTTCATGCCGTAAGGAGTATGAATTAATTGATAAGACAACAGATACATCTTTAGGGAAAAACTATATTCTATCTACTAAGGACTTAAACACAATCGATTATATCAATGATTTAAAAGAAATTGATTCTTTAAAAATAGAAGGTCGAATGAAAGAGCCTGCGTATGTTGCTAATGTTGTATCAAGATATCGCATGGCATTAGATAATAAAATAACCGAAGAAGATAAAGAAAAACTGAACAAAACATTTAATAGAACATTTACTAAAGGATATCTGTTTTACGAGGATACGAAAGATATTACAAACATCTTAAGACCTAATAACTGTGGATATGAAATTGGTGAAATTAGCAAGGTACTTAAAGACATGTATGAAATAACACTGACACGTACTTTAAATCAAAACGATATAATCAGAATAAGTCATAACAATGAAGATGTTAATTTAACTGTTGTAAAACTGTACGATAAAGATGGCAATCTAATCAACAAAGCAGATGATATCTGCTATATAAAAATCAAAGAAAAGTTGTCTAAGGGTGATTCAGTATATATATCGAAGGATTATTTCTATTACAAAGTGTTAGAATCATCACTGGAAAAAGAATTTAAGCGTTTCAACCTAGACATTAGAGTGCATGCATATCCAGATTCAAAGCTTATCATAGATGCTGAGGGCTTAGGCTTTAATTATTTATATGAAAGCGAGGAAATATTAGGTGAAGCAATTAATAATCCAACAACAAAAGACCAGATAATAAAGCAATTTTCAAGATTAAATGATACTATATTCGAACTTAATCATATAGAGTTTGAGGAATGCAATGCATTTATTCCAGCTAAACAGTTAAATGCAGCAAGAAGAGATATTGTACAGGGATTATATGAATTAAAGCTTAACAGCAAAAAGAAAAGAACCAAGCCTTTGGAAGCTAAAGAAAAAATAAGCTTTACTCCTAAAAAACCATACCTTACTGCCACTGTAACGACTAAGGAACAGTATGATGCTTGCATGAGCTGTGGCATTAAGGAAATCTATTTTGAAAACGTTGTTAGAAGAAATCAGAATGATTATAAGGAAAAAGAAGGGCAGCTACTAATCGGAGGATATGGCGGAATTTATCACTACAGAGAAACTAATCCTTTTGTTACTGACTATTCTCTAAATGTTGTTAATGCAACTAGTTGCTATGAATTATATAAATTAAGTACAAAACGAGTCACTTTATCTTATGAATTGAATAAGAGACAAATTGAAGATTTAATTAATGCTTATTATGAAGAAAATGACGGGTATCCTGCACTAGAAATGATTGTATATGGTAAGGCTCCTTTGTTATTTACAAAATATTGTCCGCTGAAAAAAATGAATCAATGCGGTATTTGCAGAACGAAGACCTATGAGTTAAAAGATGAGCACGGAACGTTCCCTATTATTGCTCATGATGATTGTACAACGACTATCCTGAATGGGAAGACCCTTAATCTTTTAGATGAGCTACAAAACATCAAAGGAATCGAGGCATTCAGACTAAACTTCACAGTTGAATCAAAAGAGGAGGTTGTGAAAACCATTAATAAGGCCTTAGGCAAATTAAATGGCTCAATGAATAATGCTGTCTTTAATAAGGAAACAGACACAAGAGGACATTTTAATAAAGAGATTTTGTAG
- a CDS encoding DUF4367 domain-containing protein yields MNKKSMEYKLSTDLDAYLAGIENKDELSPQEYKELLELGKLLIDNDFSKNSNKESVYNQTLKNIRSYRVQSPCRIANKFNRIIAISACLILVCVLSISLIQPSLAHNVFEKIIKTITLGHINVVQFEPQNTTLNIPHHLKGKIFDEKGDEIKVFSETYTGKIYTAQGQEIIAFANGEPVTKSNDNENILVIRESHDLSKYTCFEVILPSYLPEGYQFDRAEFYKNEDGIVENTKYINLYFTNSKTGKYIYMQQRYADKETAYTLSTNSKVEQIEINGVKAILSDNRGIDWERDNVLYGLSSRGEFTKDELIKIAESIQ; encoded by the coding sequence ATGAATAAAAAGAGTATGGAATATAAACTTTCTACTGATTTAGATGCTTACTTAGCTGGTATTGAGAATAAAGATGAATTATCACCCCAAGAGTACAAAGAGCTTTTAGAGTTAGGTAAACTTCTCATAGACAATGATTTCAGTAAAAATAGTAATAAAGAGTCAGTATATAATCAAACCTTAAAAAATATTCGCTCATATAGAGTACAATCTCCTTGTAGAATAGCAAATAAATTTAACCGTATTATTGCTATATCAGCATGCTTGATATTGGTATGTGTTTTAAGTATTTCCTTAATCCAACCATCCCTTGCACACAATGTGTTCGAAAAAATAATAAAAACTATAACCCTTGGTCATATAAATGTGGTACAATTCGAGCCTCAGAACACAACTTTAAATATTCCACATCATCTAAAGGGCAAAATCTTTGATGAAAAAGGAGATGAAATAAAAGTATTTTCTGAAACGTACACAGGGAAAATATATACTGCCCAGGGCCAAGAAATAATTGCTTTTGCAAATGGAGAACCAGTTACCAAATCTAATGATAACGAAAACATACTAGTGATACGAGAGTCTCATGATCTTTCTAAATATACCTGCTTTGAAGTTATACTTCCGAGCTATTTACCAGAGGGCTATCAATTTGACAGAGCGGAATTTTATAAAAATGAAGATGGCATTGTAGAAAATACTAAGTATATCAACTTATATTTTACTAACAGTAAAACAGGCAAGTACATTTATATGCAGCAAAGATATGCTGATAAGGAAACAGCATATACATTGTCAACTAACAGTAAGGTGGAACAAATAGAAATTAATGGTGTAAAGGCTATACTATCTGATAACAGAGGCATAGATTGGGAAAGGGACAATGTACTCTATGGGTTATCGAGTAGAGGAGAATTTACCAAAGATGAACTAATCAAAATCGCTGAATCCATTCAGTAA
- a CDS encoding sigma-70 family RNA polymerase sigma factor yields MQQFTVIKPLSERTNQNPLCKEEIYTHIFETYYKRIYNYMYYRIACQTTAEDLTSQVFEKLLLNLSKYEEKKGSFEVWLFTIARNVLNDYFRALKRYSIFSFEGVKQMVSKSKTPEDVVLFTETKDKLSEAINTLDGRERHIIALKFGGCLKNNEIAKILNITESNVGVIIYRSLKKLKQKMVSEEKIYE; encoded by the coding sequence ATGCAACAATTTACCGTAATCAAACCCTTAAGTGAAAGAACTAATCAGAACCCTTTATGTAAAGAAGAAATATATACTCACATATTCGAAACCTATTATAAAAGAATCTATAACTATATGTATTATCGAATTGCCTGTCAGACTACAGCAGAAGATCTTACAAGTCAAGTTTTTGAAAAATTATTACTTAACCTTAGTAAGTATGAGGAAAAAAAAGGTTCCTTCGAAGTATGGCTCTTTACTATAGCTCGAAATGTTTTAAATGATTATTTCAGAGCTTTAAAAAGGTATAGTATTTTTTCTTTTGAAGGGGTAAAACAAATGGTATCTAAAAGTAAAACTCCTGAGGATGTAGTTCTCTTTACAGAAACCAAAGATAAACTTTCGGAGGCTATTAATACTTTAGATGGAAGAGAAAGACATATCATAGCACTTAAATTCGGTGGATGTCTAAAGAATAATGAAATTGCAAAAATTTTAAATATTACTGAAAGTAATGTGGGAGTCATTATTTATCGTTCGCTAAAAAAGTTAAAACAAAAAATGGTGTCGGAGGAAAAAATATATGAATAA
- a CDS encoding alpha/beta fold hydrolase: MSIVNRNALKKIAVIIIFILISTTIVLLGTQYKQFLKIKSDQIDKLNANSIVVDTNQGTIEYSISGKGDPVLMIHGAGGGYDQGLMLADAFLPKDCMVIAVSRFGYLNTPLPGGSTTDCQAGLYRALLDELDINKVHVVAVSDGGPSALKFSINHPERVRSLTMICAKSKTPPKLTTVQSVVFGTIFHNDFLFWIVTEYIQSDLLNVLGVSKEVQDKMTEDEIRMAKEFFEIMNPISLRKQGIFDANIQFKELLPEDYPIWEIKSPTLVIHAEDDTLQPFYYAEYTHEKIPNSTLLSFEDGGHMFFGHHEEITKAIKHFFVSAY, from the coding sequence ATGAGTATAGTAAATAGAAATGCTTTAAAAAAAATAGCAGTGATTATCATTTTTATATTAATAAGCACAACTATTGTTTTACTAGGGACCCAATACAAACAATTCTTAAAGATTAAGTCAGACCAGATTGATAAATTGAATGCAAACAGTATTGTAGTTGATACTAATCAGGGAACAATTGAATATTCAATCTCTGGTAAAGGAGACCCTGTTCTAATGATTCATGGTGCTGGAGGTGGTTATGATCAAGGGTTGATGCTAGCAGACGCGTTTTTGCCAAAAGATTGCATGGTGATTGCAGTGTCTAGATTCGGATATCTAAATACCCCATTGCCAGGAGGATCCACCACAGATTGCCAGGCGGGTCTTTACAGAGCCTTACTCGACGAACTGGATATAAACAAAGTTCATGTGGTAGCTGTATCTGATGGAGGACCATCTGCGCTAAAATTTAGCATAAATCACCCTGAACGAGTAAGATCACTTACAATGATTTGCGCAAAGAGTAAAACTCCACCCAAGCTGACAACTGTACAGTCAGTGGTTTTTGGAACAATATTTCATAATGATTTTCTTTTCTGGATAGTTACAGAGTATATCCAATCAGATTTGTTGAATGTTTTGGGTGTATCTAAAGAAGTTCAGGATAAAATGACAGAAGATGAAATTCGAATGGCTAAAGAATTCTTTGAAATAATGAATCCTATTTCTTTGAGAAAACAAGGGATATTCGATGCAAACATCCAATTTAAAGAATTATTACCTGAAGACTATCCAATCTGGGAGATAAAATCCCCGACATTAGTGATCCATGCTGAAGATGATACGTTACAACCGTTTTATTATGCTGAGTACACTCACGAAAAAATTCCAAACTCTACATTGCTCTCTTTTGAGGATGGTGGACATATGTTTTTCGGCCATCATGAAGAAATTACTAAAGCTATAAAGCATTTTTTCGTCAGTGCTTATTAA
- a CDS encoding TetR/AcrR family transcriptional regulator, producing MEIKAQLIRSVIALIDDGFDVEELTIRQIAYEAHVSIGLINYHFGSKWALIVAAISSIIDDAATEAFKTLSKQDDSPKQQLRIFLKAMAIVVCKYQKYTSILIKDEILSNRFSTPETIVDLLKKIKPDLSEKEIKYLAIQVVAPIQYIFLKEGGLRKYLGQEHNTNTILLDDYDEIMESFLKALGI from the coding sequence TTGGAGATAAAAGCACAACTGATTCGATCGGTCATAGCACTAATTGATGATGGATTTGATGTTGAAGAGTTAACGATTAGGCAGATTGCATACGAAGCCCATGTATCCATTGGGTTGATTAATTATCATTTTGGTAGCAAATGGGCTTTAATTGTAGCAGCAATTTCTAGCATTATTGACGATGCTGCTACCGAGGCCTTTAAAACATTGTCAAAGCAAGATGATTCACCAAAGCAGCAATTGAGGATATTCTTAAAAGCAATGGCTATAGTGGTTTGTAAGTATCAAAAGTATACGAGTATACTTATTAAAGACGAGATATTAAGTAATCGCTTCAGTACACCAGAAACAATTGTAGATCTTTTAAAAAAAATTAAGCCTGATTTATCGGAGAAGGAAATTAAATATCTTGCTATTCAAGTTGTTGCACCTATTCAATATATCTTTCTGAAAGAAGGGGGATTAAGGAAATATTTAGGGCAAGAACATAATACTAATACTATTTTATTAGATGACTACGATGAAATAATGGAAAGTTTTCTAAAAGCATTAGGTATCTAG
- a CDS encoding DUF3784 domain-containing protein — protein sequence MINEFIAWLIVVLLIILSVILLCGKGEFLIAGYTMLSKEEKKIYEKNIFNILGIGLSVLALVSAINIYFGEEIPPFLKWTMPWGILIPIALMVILGNTLGRKK from the coding sequence TTGATTAATGAATTTATTGCATGGTTAATAGTAGTATTATTAATAATTCTTTCTGTCATATTGTTATGTGGTAAAGGAGAGTTTTTAATAGCAGGCTATACTATGCTAAGCAAAGAAGAAAAAAAAATATACGAAAAGAATATATTCAATATACTGGGAATAGGCTTAAGTGTTTTAGCTCTAGTTTCTGCTATTAATATATATTTTGGTGAAGAAATACCACCATTTCTAAAATGGACTATGCCTTGGGGTATTTTAATACCTATTGCTCTTATGGTTATTTTAGGGAATACACTTGGACGTAAGAAATAA
- a CDS encoding serine hydrolase domain-containing protein: MKRKFLSLLFISFFIIHTIISTLFTPVFALNLNLFEEKTPSGIPFNKMEKVIDEYVSKYIGKTTPGAAIAIVKNGEIVFLKGYGYADLENQIPVDPKLTVFEWASTSKLFTWTSVMQLVESGKLDLDADIKTYLLPEFAEKLNYNQTITMRDIMNHSAGFGNYAFNTIVLSPDKLVSLEEALLRDKPKQYYKVGTASAYSNYSTSLAGYIVQNISQQPFEAYIRENIFNVLSMNNTSSHPTLGDNSKIIEKKAQGYIPSQKGGFKLGNWSYVSHLPAGSINGTAEDFARYAIALTPDFREKSPLFKDTNTLITMLSPSYDINGEMVGTSHGFFEYVGNYRTLGHGGNTAAFSSQFAVVPEERFGIVILTNAYLEMNILFGLQDLLLGKDYSDIKVPNEELPSSKKVTGRYIPVDRQEGNFVAFTEYFNLYTVKATDQNTIMMNIGPYNGTYLQTKPYYYELIDDNIPFFRNMYHVIRFKIENDAVKHVFVGNGVDLSPLPTGRTMPFLISSLIILLVNILFFIIAPAVLIITIIKDKNKGFHQGNKRFNLYFLVLVLLGLVTLTNNLIPTYKIMISSFRTFAEMKPHILLNFPLLIATITVAVLSFISVRKASISRGFKALYLISIVLLISLFSLLFHWNYFFVVG, encoded by the coding sequence ATGAAAAGAAAGTTTTTGTCACTATTGTTTATTAGCTTTTTTATAATTCACACGATTATTAGTACTCTTTTTACACCAGTCTTTGCTCTGAACTTAAATTTATTTGAAGAAAAAACACCTTCAGGTATCCCTTTTAATAAAATGGAAAAGGTGATTGATGAGTATGTGTCAAAATATATTGGAAAAACAACACCTGGTGCTGCTATAGCCATTGTAAAGAATGGTGAAATAGTTTTTCTAAAGGGTTATGGATATGCTGACTTAGAAAATCAGATTCCTGTTGATCCAAAACTTACAGTTTTCGAATGGGCATCTACAAGCAAATTGTTCACATGGACATCTGTTATGCAATTAGTTGAATCAGGTAAATTAGATTTAGATGCAGATATTAAAACATATCTTCTACCAGAATTTGCTGAGAAGCTTAATTACAATCAAACTATAACTATGAGAGATATTATGAATCATTCTGCTGGATTTGGAAATTATGCATTTAATACAATTGTTTTATCTCCAGATAAGTTAGTTTCTTTAGAAGAGGCACTATTACGAGATAAACCCAAACAGTACTATAAAGTAGGTACGGCTAGTGCATATAGCAATTATTCAACATCCCTAGCTGGATATATAGTGCAGAATATTAGCCAGCAACCCTTTGAGGCTTATATAAGGGAAAATATTTTTAATGTACTATCAATGAATAATACTTCATCTCACCCAACACTTGGAGATAATAGTAAAATTATAGAAAAAAAAGCTCAAGGGTACATACCAAGTCAGAAAGGTGGATTTAAACTTGGAAATTGGTCATATGTTTCCCACCTTCCAGCAGGTTCTATCAATGGCACTGCAGAAGACTTTGCTAGGTATGCTATTGCCCTTACTCCTGATTTCAGAGAAAAATCACCCTTATTTAAAGATACAAACACGCTAATAACTATGCTATCACCGAGCTATGACATCAATGGAGAAATGGTTGGTACTTCACATGGTTTTTTTGAGTATGTTGGAAATTACCGTACACTAGGTCATGGTGGTAATACCGCTGCTTTTTCAAGCCAATTTGCAGTAGTGCCAGAAGAACGTTTTGGAATTGTAATACTAACGAATGCTTACCTTGAGATGAATATTTTATTTGGATTGCAGGATTTATTACTAGGAAAAGATTATTCTGACATCAAGGTTCCTAATGAAGAACTTCCTTCTTCAAAAAAGGTTACTGGTAGATATATACCTGTCGATCGACAGGAAGGAAACTTTGTGGCCTTCACAGAGTATTTCAATCTATACACGGTTAAGGCTACTGATCAAAATACAATAATGATGAACATAGGTCCATATAATGGTACTTACCTTCAAACCAAGCCATACTACTATGAACTAATTGATGATAACATACCTTTTTTCAGGAATATGTATCATGTTATTCGATTTAAAATTGAAAATGATGCTGTAAAACATGTTTTTGTAGGTAATGGAGTGGATTTGTCCCCGCTACCTACAGGAAGAACAATGCCATTTTTGATTAGTAGTTTAATAATATTATTAGTAAACATATTATTCTTCATTATAGCACCTGCTGTCCTCATCATCACAATAATAAAGGACAAAAACAAAGGATTCCATCAGGGAAATAAACGCTTTAATTTGTACTTTTTAGTTTTAGTATTACTTGGTTTAGTTACTCTAACTAATAACTTAATTCCTACTTATAAAATAATGATAAGTAGTTTTCGCACTTTTGCAGAGATGAAACCACATATTTTGTTAAATTTCCCATTGCTTATTGCAACGATTACAGTGGCAGTGCTTTCCTTTATATCAGTAAGAAAGGCATCTATCTCAAGAGGATTTAAAGCCCTATATTTAATATCAATTGTTTTATTAATTTCATTATTTTCATTGCTATTTCACTGGAACTATTTTTTTGTTGTTGGATAA
- a CDS encoding TetR/AcrR family transcriptional regulator has product MREIKDPEVRKAEIMEAAKNLFYKKGYLDTTTQDIINSLGISRGLLYYHFKSKEDILFSIVEKHIEPIIARFRLITYDNKLSAKEKVNAFLNSTIIEENAVNVEDYSLHEAIHLPENTFMMDKINHKLSYTMTEFFAEIITQGNREGLFNVKYPYETSAFLMVGYTFVVNNRSFHEIGLEKATEYLRAYRHLLNLTLYSDH; this is encoded by the coding sequence ATGAGAGAGATAAAAGATCCTGAAGTTCGTAAAGCCGAAATAATGGAAGCTGCAAAAAATTTATTTTACAAGAAAGGCTATTTAGATACAACAACTCAAGATATCATTAACTCTCTAGGTATTTCAAGAGGTTTGCTCTATTATCATTTTAAATCAAAAGAAGATATATTATTTTCTATTGTAGAAAAGCACATAGAACCCATTATTGCTCGATTCAGATTAATTACTTATGATAATAAACTTTCTGCTAAAGAAAAGGTAAATGCATTTTTAAATAGCACAATCATTGAAGAAAATGCAGTAAATGTAGAGGACTACTCTCTACATGAAGCAATTCATTTACCGGAAAATACCTTTATGATGGATAAAATTAATCATAAATTGTCATATACTATGACAGAGTTTTTTGCTGAAATTATTACTCAAGGAAATAGAGAAGGATTATTTAATGTAAAATATCCCTATGAAACATCTGCATTCTTAATGGTTGGCTATACATTTGTAGTTAACAATAGATCTTTTCATGAGATTGGTCTTGAAAAGGCTACTGAATATTTAAGAGCATATAGACATTTACTTAATCTAACATTATATTCAGACCATTGA
- a CDS encoding TetR/AcrR family transcriptional regulator has product MKTVKDGEVRKREILIAARGLFVNKGYDQTSVNDILNIVNIAKGTFYYYFASKEEVLEAIILDIVEEGARKAEKIIKNKDIPLVNRIMMAIMAQAPEFEGADEIKDELHKVENAKLEQLYLKTMLRRMTPILQEPVLEGIERGIFQMDYPTECIESILLLGHMMFDCNVCEWNIEEYPRKIQAFLSNTERMLGAKDGELKVFLQMFGQMR; this is encoded by the coding sequence ATGAAAACAGTCAAGGATGGTGAAGTAAGAAAACGAGAAATTTTAATTGCAGCCCGAGGGTTATTCGTCAATAAAGGATACGATCAGACTTCTGTTAACGATATACTAAATATTGTAAATATTGCAAAAGGCACTTTTTACTATTATTTTGCTTCTAAAGAAGAAGTTCTGGAGGCAATTATTCTTGATATCGTTGAAGAAGGAGCAAGGAAGGCAGAGAAGATTATAAAGAATAAAGATATTCCTTTAGTAAACCGTATAATGATGGCCATAATGGCACAGGCCCCTGAATTTGAAGGAGCAGATGAAATTAAGGATGAATTGCATAAGGTTGAAAATGCAAAGCTGGAACAACTATATTTAAAGACGATGCTTAGACGTATGACTCCAATACTTCAGGAACCTGTTTTAGAAGGTATTGAACGAGGTATTTTTCAAATGGATTATCCGACAGAATGTATAGAATCTATTTTACTGTTGGGACATATGATGTTTGATTGTAATGTTTGCGAATGGAACATAGAAGAGTATCCTAGAAAAATACAGGCGTTCTTGAGTAATACCGAGAGAATGCTAGGAGCCAAAGATGGAGAACTTAAAGTCTTTTTACAGATGTTTGGACAGATGAGATAA
- a CDS encoding MFS transporter, translating into MYQSDGIQNSTIINQDKAMQKFKILIVGQIISSIGSGLTSFGLAIYIFTLTKSVMATGIFSICAFLPAILLSPVGGVLGDRYDRRVMMILGELLSGLGLVMCLVSVMSTNPSLVLICIGIGVSSIFTALMEPAFKATITDLLPEEDFARASGMVQIANSTKLIISPAIAGLLLRITTVSALIAIDILTFFTTAFIILTMRKGMVSKPNVNSNLGFWGEMKEGINAIQGKLGIVFLIGIMGIATFCLGFVQILSKPLILAFASETELGIISTVIALGMMVGSFIISCMKNLKSYVRLLSRGLLGSGLFIAMIGIKENIFLVAVFGFMMFLFMPAVHTGAEVLIRKNLKNEVQGRAFGLIGFITQMGYIIAFILSGALSDYIFEPFMRGDSLLAIKIGRVIGAGSGRGNALLILISGMTLAVVGVVVSGIKNIKELERG; encoded by the coding sequence ATGTATCAAAGTGATGGAATACAAAACAGCACTATAATAAATCAAGATAAAGCTATGCAGAAGTTCAAGATACTGATTGTGGGTCAGATTATATCGAGTATAGGTAGTGGATTAACTAGCTTTGGGCTTGCTATCTATATATTTACGCTGACAAAATCTGTTATGGCTACAGGAATTTTTAGTATTTGTGCGTTTCTGCCTGCTATTCTGTTGTCACCAGTAGGGGGTGTTCTGGGGGATCGATATGATAGAAGGGTAATGATGATTCTCGGAGAATTATTATCTGGCTTAGGGTTAGTCATGTGTCTTGTTTCAGTTATGAGTACAAATCCTTCCCTTGTGCTAATTTGTATTGGTATAGGTGTTAGTTCAATATTTACAGCTTTGATGGAACCTGCATTTAAAGCAACGATTACGGATTTATTACCTGAAGAGGATTTTGCTAGGGCCAGTGGCATGGTTCAAATAGCGAATAGTACAAAGCTTATAATATCACCAGCTATTGCAGGACTATTGTTACGGATTACCACTGTAAGTGCCCTGATAGCTATCGATATTCTTACTTTCTTTACAACGGCATTTATTATCTTAACTATGAGGAAAGGGATGGTTTCAAAACCCAATGTAAATTCTAATTTAGGCTTTTGGGGAGAAATGAAAGAAGGGATTAATGCTATACAAGGTAAGCTGGGCATTGTATTTTTGATTGGAATTATGGGAATTGCAACGTTTTGCCTTGGGTTTGTACAGATTTTAAGTAAGCCACTTATTCTTGCTTTTGCAAGTGAAACAGAACTTGGGATTATTTCTACAGTTATTGCATTGGGAATGATGGTGGGTAGTTTTATAATTAGCTGCATGAAGAATTTAAAATCTTATGTGAGGTTGCTTTCTAGGGGATTGCTTGGCTCCGGACTCTTTATTGCAATGATTGGAATTAAGGAGAATATATTTCTAGTAGCAGTTTTCGGTTTTATGATGTTTTTATTTATGCCAGCTGTTCATACAGGAGCAGAGGTTCTCATTCGTAAAAATCTTAAAAATGAAGTGCAAGGGCGTGCTTTTGGATTGATAGGCTTTATTACTCAGATGGGCTATATTATTGCTTTTATACTGTCAGGGGCCCTTTCTGATTATATTTTTGAGCCTTTTATGCGGGGGGATAGTTTATTAGCAATTAAGATAGGAAGAGTGATTGGTGCCGGATCCGGAAGAGGAAACGCACTGCTCATATTGATCTCAGGTATGACTTTAGCAGTAGTGGGGGTTGTTGTTTCTGGTATAAAAAATATAAAAGAACTGGAAAGGGGATAA